A segment of the uncultured Fibrobacter sp. genome:
GTCGAGAAGCTCCGCGAAACCGTCGCCGAAGAAGAAGAAGTCGCCCAGCGTACGCAGGAAAACGAGGCGAAAAAGAAGGCGCAGCTGGAACAGGTCATCGAACGTTTCCGCTACAAGGCCGCGAAAGCCGCCATGGTGCAGTCGAAAATCAAGGCCGCAGCAAAACTTGCGACCGGCGAACGCCTCACCCACGAGCGCAATCTGGATTTCAGCTTTACCGAAGCGGATTTTCCCGGCAAGCGAATGCTTCAAATCAAGGGCCTTTCGTTCGCGTACCCGAACCGTGCAGAAGACGGAACCGCGCAGGGAATGGGGCCGGAGCTGATTACCGACCTTACGATGGAAGTTTTCAAGGGCGACCGCATCGCAGTCATCGGCCCGAACGGACGCGGTAAAACGACGCTCCTGAACCTGATAGCCAAGGAGCTCTCGCCCACCGCCGGCGAAATCAGCCACAATCCGAACCTGCAGATCAACTATTTCGGCCAGACGAATATCAACCGCCTGAATTTAGACAACACCGTCGAAGAAGAAATCGCCTCGGCCATCGAGGAAGTCTCGCAAAAGAGCCGCGCCCGCGGACTCGCGGGCCTCATGATGTTCAGCGGCGATGCAGCATTAAAGAAGGTGAAAGTGCTGAGCGGTGGCGAACGCAGCCGCGTGCTCCTCGGAAAAATCCTGGCGAGCCCCTGCAACATGCTGCTGCTCGACGAACCGACGAACCACCTCGACATGGAAAGCATCGAAAGCCTAATCGACGCGCTCGACGACTACGAAGGCACCGCGATGGTGGTGACCCATGACGAAGAACTGCTGCACGCCTTTGCGACCAGACTCGTGGTATTCGACGGTGGCAAGTGCCGCATTTTCGAAGGTACCTACGCCGACTTCCTCGAAAAGGTGGGCTGGGCGAGCGAAAAGAAACCGGGCGGTTCCGAATCGGCTAATATTAAAGTTTCAAATATCGACGTGAAAACGGACGCGCCCACCAGCGCTCCCCGCGCAAAAGAAGACCGCAAGGCCCGCGCCGACTACATCGCCGAACGCAGCAAGGTCGTGAAGCCGCTCGAAAAGAAGCTCGCGAAAATCGAAGAAGATATCGCGAAAGCCGAGGCACTCGGCGGAGAACTCGAGGCAAAGCTCGTGACCGCATCCGAAAGCGGCGACGGGAACGCCATTACCGCCATCGCGAAGGACATGGACGACAACAAGAAAAAAGTTGACCAGCTCTACGAGGAATGGGAGCGCGTTAGCGCGGAGCTGGAAGCCGCCCGCGACAAGTACCCTATATAGACCGTTCGCGTGGCGCTATTTCCGGCGATGAATTCCTATCGTCATCGTCTCGTCGGCGCTGCCGCCCTTTTCAAGGCCACTCTTGA
Coding sequences within it:
- a CDS encoding ABC-F family ATP-binding cassette domain-containing protein, which translates into the protein MIQIQNVSKSFGVQVLLDGASMLVGDHERVGLVGRNGCGKSTLFKMILGQECLDGGSIDIPKKYTLGYLQQHLNFTHATVHEEACSVLKPNEDGWIEEHKVEAILFGLGFDEESMHKSPMLLSGGFQIRLNLAKVLASEPDMLLLDEPTNYLDIVSMRWLSRFLRNWKGEVLLITHDHHFMDEVCTHTAGIFRHKIRKVKGSVEKLRETVAEEEEVAQRTQENEAKKKAQLEQVIERFRYKAAKAAMVQSKIKAAAKLATGERLTHERNLDFSFTEADFPGKRMLQIKGLSFAYPNRAEDGTAQGMGPELITDLTMEVFKGDRIAVIGPNGRGKTTLLNLIAKELSPTAGEISHNPNLQINYFGQTNINRLNLDNTVEEEIASAIEEVSQKSRARGLAGLMMFSGDAALKKVKVLSGGERSRVLLGKILASPCNMLLLDEPTNHLDMESIESLIDALDDYEGTAMVVTHDEELLHAFATRLVVFDGGKCRIFEGTYADFLEKVGWASEKKPGGSESANIKVSNIDVKTDAPTSAPRAKEDRKARADYIAERSKVVKPLEKKLAKIEEDIAKAEALGGELEAKLVTASESGDGNAITAIAKDMDDNKKKVDQLYEEWERVSAELEAARDKYPI